The uncultured Mailhella sp. genome segment CACCGTATGGCCCTGCCGGAAGAATCATTACAAAAGCAAGGCCGTGAATGGGCGTCTATGCTGGCCGCTGATGGCTACAGTGTTGCGCCCGGTATGCATGGCAGGTTTGTGAACTTTCTCTACGGCATACAGACAAAGCGCATGATTACCAACGTTTCCAAGGTTGGCTGGTTCAACAAGGGAGACGTGAAAGCAACGACGGAAGATGAATATTGCTTTGTCCTGCCTGATGTAACCATCGGCGCGGAAGATGGCATTGTCGTATTGCAGACGCTGGACTTCGTGCGGAACGCATACCAGACGGGCGGAAGCTTTGAGAAATGGCAGGAGATGGCGGCCTTGTGTGCGGGCAATTCGCGCCTCTCCTTTTTCCTGTGCGCTGGTTTCGCCGGTGCTCTGCTCAAACCGGCAGGCATGGAAGGCGGCGGTTTTTCCATAGAGGGGGATTCCAGTTGCGGGAAAAGCACCTGCCTCAAGGTTGCGGCCTCCGCTTGGAATGAATGCGAAAAGCTCCGCACTTGGCGCACTACTTCAAACGGCCTTGAAGCTGTAGCTACCATGTTCAATGACGGCGTTCTGGTGTTGGATGAAGTCGGAGAGGTTCAAGCGCATGACTTGTCAGAAGCGGCCTACATGCTTGCCAATGGTTCGGGCAAGACTCGTGCCGGACGTAGTGGCGGCGCAAGGCAAACGGCGTCTTGGCGTCTGTTGTTCCTTTCCAGTGGTGAGGTTGGCTTGAAGGATAAGCTTGAAGCAGCAGGAATAAAGCCAAGGGCGGGGCAGGAAGTCCGCTATGTGAACATTCCTGTTGATACTTCAATGGTGAGCGCGTTGCACGGGTTCGATGATTCCGCGTCTCTGGTGAATCATATAAGGAACCTGTGTGAAAACAACTATGGCCATGCAAGCAGGGCTTTTCTTGGCTGGCTGGTGAAGAACTATACCGAGGTTCAAAGCACACTTGGCAAGGCTATTCCCTGCATAGAAAACAAGCTGTGCCCTTCTGATGCCGGTGAACAGGTGCACCGTGTGGCCCGCCGCTTTGCGCTGGTTGCTGTGGCGGGAAATCTTGCCAAGGCTGCCGGGATTATCCCTGATGCCGTAAATCCCGTGTGGGCCGTGCGTTCCTGTTTTGACGGCTGGCTTTCTTTGCGTGGTGGTGCCGGAGCCTCTGAAGATTCCGCTATCCTATCTGCTGTCCAACTCTTTATTGAGCGCAACGGGCAAAGCTGCTTTCAGGACATTGACCATCCCGACGCCGTTTGCATCAACCGCGTAGGGTTCCGGCGGAAGGTCGGAGATAACCGCTATGAATACATCGTGCTGCGTGAGTCCTTCAAGAAGATGATCGGAGATTATGGAGTCAAAAGGGCATTAGCGGTGCTTGAAAATCATGGCTGGCTGAAAGTTGAGGCCGGGCGAATTGATCCTAAAGTGTCGCTTCCCGGACTGGGAAGGCCGCGCGTGTACGTCCTGACCATGCCCGATGACTCCGAAAACTGAAACAAACTTGTTTTTTTCGTTGGGGCAACTGGGGCAGATGGGGCAGTTCATATATTTCAATTAGTTACATTGAAAAAATCTGCCCCAAAAGTGCCCCAAGTGCCCCGAAAAAATGGGGCAGGCAAGAAATTGAAGGCTTGCAAAATTTGCGGGGGTGCCCCAAGTGCCCCAAAATAAAAAAGCGTTTGGGGCAGGCAAAAACGGCTGAAAACCGTTGTGCCGCAACGGGTGCCCCAACTGCCCCAAGTGCCCCAAGCAAAAAATCATACTTGTTTTGTTTTTCAGGCGGTGAGGCCATGAACGAAAGCGAAATGTTCGGCTTGATGATGGGCGATATGTATGAATCCGATGACCTCGAAAAGGGGCAGGCGGAAGAACGGGTAGAGGAAAAGAACGCGGGGGAACCGGCAAAAGATGAGCTTCCTACCCTGCCGGAAGAAAGGTCCCTTGCGGAGCCTGTAGGGGCCGCTGGTGAGGCCGAGGCTATGGGATGGGGAACGGAGTCGGGCGAGGCGTCGGAAGTCGGCGCAAGGGCGCGGGCGCGGTTCCAGTCTCCCCCGGTGGATCGGAGAGGCTTCCCCGACTTCCCCACGTTCTGCGCTGGGTACGGGAAGGGCTGCGGGGCCTGTCGGTTCTTCCGCATGGGGCGCGGGCCGTTCTGTGCTGTGTGGGGTGCAGCGTGGCCGAAGTTCCAGAGGGACGCGGAGACGGATACGGCGACATGGTGAGGGGGGGCTGCGGGTTCAACGGGCTGAAATTTCAGCTCGCTAGCTGCGCTCAAATGTTAGCGCAGTAGCTGCAAGGCCGTCTGTGCCTGTTTTTTGGCATGGCGTGGCCATCCATCGGGAAAAGAAGAAACGCGCCTCTCCGTGGCGCAGGCGGGAGAAAAAGTAATGCTTGAAAAGCTAGATGTTGAATACGTTGTAAACGGTGAGACTTGCCTTGTGGATGATAAGAAGTTGAAGGTTGCCTATATGGACGAGTTCCAAGTTATGGACGCCTTGCTTCTTTCTGCTGACAAGATTCTTGCAGAGAGGTGGAATCTTGGGGCGGTCGGTCTGCTGCTGAACGCTTACCAGTGCATAAAAGAAATGCGCGAACTTCTTGAAACTGGGGAAACTCCTGAAGAGGTGCAGGAGGTGAAAGAGTGAAGATCATCATAGACACGTGGGAACAGCGGCCGTTCGCGTTCCTGGGACAAAACGGCGACATTGAAACGGAGCGCGGAACGCTGTCCCTGGGAGACTATTCCCTTGCCGGGCTGACTGATCGCGTGGCCGTGGAACGAAAGAGCCTTGCTGATTTGGTCATGTGTCTTGGGAAAGAGCGGGAGCGGTTCCAGCGGGAACTCATGAGGGCGGCCGCGCTGGAAGCCTTCGCCGTGGTTGTCGAAAGCTCATGGCAGGACTTGGCGGCCGGAAAGTATCGTTCAAAGCTCTCTCCGGGGGCTGGCATGGCGTCGGTACTGGCCTTCATGGCAAGGCATCGTGTACCCTTCCTCTTTGCCGGTAACAGGGAGAACGCCGAGGCAGTCACGGCCGGTTTTCTTCGGCAGTACCTCAAGGGCAAGGCGCATGAAGTGAAGGCCATACAGGAGGCCGTGGGCGTCCTGTAAAAGCAGGTCGGAACAGGGGTCGCCTACTACGGAAAACTAGAGGTGCGCAAACTGTCCCTACTTGGTAAAACTTGGGAAAGCATCGAGAGGCCGGTGCGCGGGGGCCGTTCCCGGGAGACTGGGGCGGCCTCTATTCGTATGCCGGGGCGCGGTGTGTGCCGCCGGTGTGCGAGGGCGTAGAATGGCGAGTCCTTCAGGCCATGACAGGGAGGTGAGGCGGTGAGCGGTTCCATGCGTCTATGCCGGTATTGCGGCGGTCCTCTCCCCGACGGCTCGACAAGGCATAGGCTTTACTGCTCCGATCATTGCAGGCGGAAGTATCAGGACGAAAGGCGCAAGGCTGAGCGGGACGAGTTGAAGGCGCTCCGGCATGAGGACAAGGCCGGGGACGCGTGGCTCGATCCGTGGTCACGGTGCGACGTGGACGACTGGACGGCGGAAGAGATACTTGCCAATGCGTTGCTTGATCCTCTCCCCGCCGGACTGGTGTGGGAGGACTCATCAATAAAACTCAAGTTCGGAAATCGACCCTCTTCCGGCCGGGACGGACTGGGATGGGATGACACGGGGAACCATGAGGGAACCAAGAGGACGGGCAAGGACAACGAGGTTACGGCGAGGTTGGCAAGGCGGAAGGCGCGCAGGGAAAGCCGCAGGGAGAGGCGGCGCAGGCTCCGGGGAAGTGTTAGGAAAGTGTGAGGGTACAGCAAGGTTACTGCAAGGTTTGGGACGGTAAGGTTACGGTAAGGCAGGGGCAGAATTCACACTAAGGTTACCATAAGGTTTTGGGAGCGGTAAGGTAGCAGGCTGGTAGCAGGTGGCAACCGCAAAAAAAGAAGGTAGCAGCTCGAAAAGTTAACACCGGACTTAACACCGTTCACCACAAAAAAGAGACGTAAGTTGACGGCTGGTTGACGGCGTAAACCACAAAAAAAGGACCGGCAAGGGGTGAAAGATTCGTACACCTCCCCCGATCAGGATAGCACGCCTCCCCTCCTGCCGGGCAGTGGCCAAATCACCCAAAAGGGAGTGAACCGGCTCATATCTGAGCGCGTTGCTTCCTCACCTGCCGGAA includes the following:
- a CDS encoding DUF927 domain-containing protein — encoded protein: MPFEYTELVECARAVLTDAGLVLKDEIDLSGELAMCGTVKKPKGTDGRYAVHLDFPPNVYVVNYHDGGEGRTIPLYDRGALDAMTAEEKEAMRERIRQGKEKALKEKEEERRAAAEKANSLFPTFPLAGEDNAYLRRKGVLPMGDMRQDKGGRLVLPVRNAEGRIVSLQFVDGEGNKRFLKGGEKKGCYFPIPAKDGRQDGPLLIGEGCATLLSACMATGYAGLVAFDVGNLEHVARMARSKYPDREIILLADNDIHEDGSRNTGVEEATAAAQAVGGKLAVCPAIRGRKADFNDLFTDTEDGPERVRVCIEKAMREGGETRLPAGYFIRAKGDKAGLYKLEEKGDDVQEYRLGPPLRVLGRTKDEHSKNWGFLLEWRDPANVLHRMALPEESLQKQGREWASMLAADGYSVAPGMHGRFVNFLYGIQTKRMITNVSKVGWFNKGDVKATTEDEYCFVLPDVTIGAEDGIVVLQTLDFVRNAYQTGGSFEKWQEMAALCAGNSRLSFFLCAGFAGALLKPAGMEGGGFSIEGDSSCGKSTCLKVAASAWNECEKLRTWRTTSNGLEAVATMFNDGVLVLDEVGEVQAHDLSEAAYMLANGSGKTRAGRSGGARQTASWRLLFLSSGEVGLKDKLEAAGIKPRAGQEVRYVNIPVDTSMVSALHGFDDSASLVNHIRNLCENNYGHASRAFLGWLVKNYTEVQSTLGKAIPCIENKLCPSDAGEQVHRVARRFALVAVAGNLAKAAGIIPDAVNPVWAVRSCFDGWLSLRGGAGASEDSAILSAVQLFIERNGQSCFQDIDHPDAVCINRVGFRRKVGDNRYEYIVLRESFKKMIGDYGVKRALAVLENHGWLKVEAGRIDPKVSLPGLGRPRVYVLTMPDDSEN
- a CDS encoding ERCC4 domain-containing protein — its product is MKIIIDTWEQRPFAFLGQNGDIETERGTLSLGDYSLAGLTDRVAVERKSLADLVMCLGKERERFQRELMRAAALEAFAVVVESSWQDLAAGKYRSKLSPGAGMASVLAFMARHRVPFLFAGNRENAEAVTAGFLRQYLKGKAHEVKAIQEAVGVL